A window of the bacterium genome harbors these coding sequences:
- a CDS encoding dolichol kinase, translating to MTPIDNGTIQYRDELFRKLIHLTSLSIPIVYYFITVETAATILAILAVVALIIDLGRYLHPETGKVFYKIFGFLLREHELDHKKKNLNGATYVLISALISVLIFPKVIFITAFSILIISDSAAALIGRKFGRHKFLSKSLEGTLTFFISACIVILFTPKIGSFTEEYIIGFIAAFVGSIVENISFKLVDDNLSIPLSVGFTMWGLYLAMLPNLELTLSNVPR from the coding sequence ATGACGCCAATTGATAACGGTACTATTCAGTACAGAGATGAATTATTCCGTAAACTGATTCATCTTACTTCGCTGTCAATTCCCATTGTTTATTATTTCATTACTGTCGAAACTGCGGCTACCATTCTTGCTATTCTTGCAGTAGTTGCTTTAATAATTGATCTCGGCAGATACCTTCATCCTGAAACAGGAAAAGTTTTCTACAAGATTTTTGGCTTTTTACTGCGCGAGCATGAACTCGATCACAAAAAGAAAAATCTAAACGGTGCTACATATGTTTTAATTTCCGCACTTATAAGCGTGTTGATATTTCCCAAAGTTATTTTCATCACAGCATTTTCAATATTGATAATAAGCGATTCGGCTGCGGCGTTGATAGGCAGAAAATTCGGCAGACATAAATTCCTCTCCAAAAGCTTGGAGGGAACTTTAACCTTTTTTATTAGTGCATGTATTGTGATTTTATTTACTCCTAAAATCGGCAGCTTCACAGAAGAATATATAATAGGTTTTATTGCTGCGTTTGTTGGTTCAATAGTGGAAAATATTTCATTCAAATTAGTTGATGATAATTTATCAATCCCGCTTTCAGTTGGATTCACAATGTGGGGATTGTACCTTGCTATGCTGCCGAACCTGGAATTAACTCTTTCAAACGTACCGAGGTAG
- a CDS encoding DUF4837 family protein, whose product MKKILLIMIVTILTLMISCDSQKPAKGFEDEIYVVADSVEYEQLLPALQATFEKEIYTPQPEKLFTLKRMNVSQIEKNQRTKNIIIAAPLNSGSRTSQYIQAIVDSSVENKLASDSNFVAYKYDLWAKSQIVAVLSANTIEELNKKILNNADDILYNFQKKSDERLFNNLYNPTYEREDIEGKFLRDYGWVIYVQADYVVAVEKPEDKFIWLRRSPGTEMERWIFIHWIDNATPDYMSQDSIKVIRNRVTKKYYQTSDDASHVVVASDNFVVNEINFNGRYALFTQGLWELNIKGMGGPFVNYFFYDENTQRIYMIDGSIYAPRYYKRNLIQQMDVTLQSFRTKAELTKERITELLEAIED is encoded by the coding sequence ATGAAAAAAATTTTGTTAATTATGATAGTCACAATTTTAACTCTGATGATTTCCTGTGATTCGCAGAAGCCAGCCAAAGGTTTCGAAGATGAAATATATGTTGTGGCAGATTCAGTGGAATATGAACAATTACTTCCCGCTTTGCAGGCGACTTTTGAAAAAGAAATTTACACGCCTCAACCTGAAAAATTATTCACCCTAAAAAGAATGAATGTATCTCAAATTGAAAAAAATCAGCGGACTAAAAATATTATTATTGCTGCACCGCTAAACTCCGGAAGCAGAACCTCTCAGTATATTCAGGCTATTGTTGATTCATCTGTAGAAAACAAGTTGGCTTCCGATTCAAATTTTGTAGCTTATAAATATGACCTTTGGGCTAAGAGTCAGATTGTAGCAGTGCTTTCTGCAAACACAATTGAGGAGCTTAATAAAAAGATTCTGAATAATGCAGACGATATTCTATATAACTTTCAAAAAAAATCTGATGAAAGATTATTCAATAATTTATACAACCCGACATACGAGCGTGAAGACATTGAAGGAAAATTTCTGCGTGATTACGGCTGGGTTATTTATGTTCAAGCCGATTACGTTGTTGCAGTTGAAAAACCCGAAGATAAATTTATCTGGCTTAGAAGATCACCGGGCACAGAAATGGAACGCTGGATATTCATTCACTGGATTGATAATGCGACTCCGGATTATATGTCACAGGATTCGATAAAGGTTATCAGGAACAGGGTAACGAAAAAATATTATCAAACAAGCGATGATGCATCGCACGTGGTAGTTGCATCAGATAATTTTGTAGTAAATGAAATTAATTTTAACGGTCGGTATGCTCTGTTCACCCAGGGTTTATGGGAACTTAATATTAAAGGAATGGGCGGACCCTTTGTAAATTATTTTTTCTATGACGAAAATACTCAGCGGATTTATATGATCGATGGTTCTATTTATGCGCCGAGATATTACAAACGAAACCTTATCCAGCAGATGGATGTTACGCTTCAATCATTCAGAACTAAAGCTGAACTTACAAAGGAGAGAATTACAGAATTACTCGAAGCAATTGAAGACTAA
- the ftsH gene encoding ATP-dependent zinc metalloprotease FtsH: MNIDFKKFFMADNNENKKPPKPPKGSGPNKPDDNFDWSKVLRMVFGWGAVIVAAIIVMQVFRTTQEQFVDIPFAEYRRLLNETDKIKEATITKSDINDYFFRAELTSETSININGTATKVTAISVYIPEPIIKEEETLWKEKGITYSFDKQSSEWLNILLGFLPWLLIIAIWIIIMRRMQGQSGGSRGIFSFGKSKAKLISQSSQRVTFRDVAGADEAKVELQEIIEFLKEPSKFQKLGGKIPRGVLLLGPPGTGKTLLARAVAGEAGVPFFSISGADFVEMFVGVGASRVRDLFEQGKKNAPCIIFIDEIDAVGRHRGAGLGGGHDEREQTLNQLLVEMDGFEQNSGVIIIAATNRPDVLDPALLRPGRFDRQVVVDRPDVKGREGILKVHTRNIPLEEKVNLEVLAKGTPGLAGAELANLVNEAALLAARKNKKKVEMSDFEEAKDKVMMGMERKSMIISEEEKKTTAYHEIGHVLVARMIPEADPVHKVTIIPRGRALGVTSYLPIDEKHTYSKEYLEAVITYALGGRAAEKIVFDHYTTGAGNDIEKATNIARKMVCEWGMSDKMGPMSYGAKEEEIFLGREIQKHRDYSEKTAIEIDEEVRGIINNAMGRAEKILRENIDLLHKLSKELLEREILDSEEIERIIKGEELPPIPEIKEPKKEDEIPEHVKVMMQQRKQKDAPVKDDAN; encoded by the coding sequence ATGAATATTGATTTTAAGAAATTTTTTATGGCTGATAACAACGAAAATAAAAAGCCTCCAAAACCACCGAAGGGTTCAGGTCCTAACAAACCGGATGATAACTTCGATTGGTCGAAAGTGCTACGCATGGTTTTTGGATGGGGCGCAGTAATTGTTGCGGCAATAATTGTTATGCAGGTTTTCAGAACTACGCAGGAACAATTTGTTGATATTCCTTTTGCTGAATACCGCCGCCTGCTGAATGAAACGGATAAAATAAAAGAAGCTACGATCACTAAGTCTGATATTAATGATTATTTCTTCCGTGCTGAATTAACTTCAGAAACTTCAATCAACATTAATGGAACGGCCACAAAAGTAACCGCAATTTCTGTTTACATACCTGAGCCGATAATCAAAGAAGAGGAAACTCTCTGGAAAGAAAAAGGAATAACATATTCATTTGACAAACAGTCAAGTGAATGGCTGAATATCCTTCTCGGATTTCTTCCCTGGCTTCTGATCATTGCAATCTGGATAATTATTATGAGAAGGATGCAGGGACAAAGCGGTGGCTCAAGAGGAATTTTTTCGTTTGGGAAAAGTAAAGCTAAGTTGATAAGTCAGTCCAGTCAGCGTGTAACCTTTCGTGATGTTGCCGGTGCAGATGAAGCAAAAGTTGAGTTGCAGGAAATAATTGAATTTTTAAAAGAGCCTTCCAAGTTTCAGAAGCTTGGAGGAAAAATTCCTCGTGGAGTACTTTTACTTGGACCTCCGGGAACAGGTAAAACTCTTCTTGCACGAGCCGTTGCAGGAGAAGCCGGCGTTCCGTTTTTCTCAATCAGCGGTGCAGATTTCGTTGAGATGTTTGTTGGTGTTGGTGCAAGTCGTGTTCGTGATCTTTTTGAACAGGGAAAAAAGAACGCTCCCTGTATAATTTTTATTGATGAAATTGATGCGGTTGGAAGACATCGTGGTGCAGGTCTCGGCGGAGGTCATGATGAAAGAGAGCAGACTCTCAATCAATTGCTTGTTGAGATGGATGGTTTTGAACAAAACAGCGGTGTTATAATCATTGCTGCTACAAACAGGCCGGATGTTCTTGACCCAGCATTGTTAAGACCGGGAAGATTTGACCGTCAGGTTGTTGTTGACAGACCCGATGTAAAAGGAAGAGAAGGAATTCTCAAAGTTCATACAAGAAATATTCCGCTTGAGGAAAAAGTAAATCTTGAAGTGCTTGCGAAGGGAACTCCCGGATTAGCAGGTGCAGAACTAGCCAATCTTGTTAATGAAGCAGCTCTTCTTGCCGCAAGAAAGAATAAGAAAAAAGTTGAAATGTCAGACTTCGAAGAAGCAAAAGATAAAGTGATGATGGGAATGGAACGAAAGAGTATGATTATTTCCGAAGAAGAAAAGAAAACCACTGCATATCATGAGATTGGTCACGTTCTCGTTGCAAGAATGATTCCCGAAGCTGATCCTGTTCACAAAGTAACAATTATTCCGAGAGGTCGTGCGCTCGGTGTTACGAGTTACCTCCCGATTGATGAAAAGCATACTTACTCAAAAGAATATCTTGAAGCAGTAATCACTTACGCGCTTGGCGGCCGTGCTGCTGAAAAAATTGTTTTCGATCATTACACAACCGGTGCTGGAAACGATATTGAAAAAGCTACCAACATTGCACGTAAGATGGTATGTGAGTGGGGGATGAGCGATAAGATGGGACCGATGAGCTACGGTGCGAAAGAGGAAGAAATTTTCCTTGGAAGAGAAATACAGAAACATCGTGATTACAGCGAAAAGACTGCAATCGAAATTGATGAAGAGGTACGTGGTATCATAAATAATGCAATGGGCCGTGCCGAGAAAATTTTGAGAGAAAATATCGACCTACTTCATAAACTTTCAAAGGAACTTCTCGAACGCGAAATTCTCGATTCCGAGGAAATTGAAAGAATTATAAAAGGCGAAGAGCTTCCTCCTATACCGGAAATTAAAGAGCCGAAAAAGGAAGACGAAATTCCAGAGCATGTTAAAGTGATGATGCAGCAGCGAAAGCAGAAGGATGCTCCTGTAAAAGATGACGCCAATTGA
- the hpt gene encoding hypoxanthine phosphoribosyltransferase, whose protein sequence is MTSPEKLVIGKDEFVPLLTEMQIQNRIKELAEQISSDYKSTLPVFIGVLNGSFLFMSDLIRYLNIDCEIDFFKLSSYGDAKISSGNVKLLKELNCEVNDRDIIIVEDIVDTGLSIKYIEELFSEKSPNSMKVVSLLVKPGSLKFDVKIDYIGFKIPDKFVIGYGLDFAQKYRNLRGIYVLNDKGE, encoded by the coding sequence ATGACTTCACCTGAAAAACTTGTGATAGGCAAAGATGAGTTTGTCCCGCTTCTGACCGAAATGCAGATTCAAAACAGAATTAAAGAGCTTGCGGAACAGATTTCTTCAGATTATAAATCGACTCTGCCTGTCTTCATTGGTGTATTAAATGGTTCATTTCTTTTTATGTCCGATCTGATTAGATATCTGAACATCGATTGCGAAATTGATTTCTTCAAGCTTTCGAGTTACGGTGATGCAAAAATCTCATCCGGAAATGTGAAGCTGCTCAAAGAGCTCAATTGTGAAGTGAATGACCGGGACATTATCATTGTTGAAGATATTGTTGATACTGGACTTTCAATCAAGTATATCGAGGAACTTTTTTCCGAAAAAAGCCCGAATAGCATGAAGGTCGTCTCACTTCTAGTGAAGCCCGGAAGCCTGAAATTTGACGTGAAAATTGATTATATTGGCTTCAAAATTCCTGATAAATTCGTAATTGGTTATGGTCTGGACTTTGCTCAGAAATACCGGAATTTACGTGGAATTTACGTTTTAAATGATAAAGGAGAATAA